The Paralichthys olivaceus isolate ysfri-2021 chromosome 9, ASM2471397v2, whole genome shotgun sequence genome contains a region encoding:
- the etf1a gene encoding eukaryotic peptide chain release factor subunit 1: MADDPSAADRNVEIWKIKKLIKSLEAARGNGTSMISLIIPPKDQISRVAKMLADEFGTASNIKSRVNRLSVLGAITSVQQRLKLYNKVPPNGLVVYCGTIVTEEGKEKKVNIDFEPFKPINTSLYLCDNKFHTEALTALLSDDSKFGFIVIDGSGALFGTLQGNTREVLHKFTVDLPKKHGRGGQSALRFARLRMEKRHNYVRKVAETAVQLFVSNDKVNVAGMVLAGSADFKTELSQSDMFDPRLQAKVLKLVDISYGGENGFNQAIELSAEVLSNVKFIQEKKLIGRYFDEISQDTGKYCFGVEDTLKALEMGAVEILIVYENLDTMRYILRVHGAESNGLENDEKTLYLTPEQEKDKSHFTDKETGQEHELIESMPLLEWFANNYKKFGATLEIVTDKSQEGSQFVKGFGGIGGILRYRVDFQGMEYQGEDDEFFDLDDY; this comes from the exons ATGGCGGACGACCCCAGCGCGGCGGACAGGAACGTGGAGATATGGAAAATCAAGAAGCTGATCAAAAGTTTGGAAGCTGCCCGCGG taATGGCACTAGTATGATCTCGCTCATCATCCCTCCTAAGGACCAGATTTCCAGAGTGGCCAAGATGTTGGCGGATGAGTTTGGCACTGCTTCCAACATCAAGAGCCGAGTCAACAGGCTCTCTGTACTCGGGGCCATCACCTCTGTACAGCAAAGACTAAAACTCTACAACAAGG TGCCCCCCAATGGTTTGGTCGTGTACTGTGGCACCATAGTAACAGAGGAAGGCAAGGAGAAGAAAGTCAATATCGACTTTGAGCCTTTTAAGCCAATCAACACCTCCCTGTACCTCTGTGACAACAAGTTCCATACCGAG GCACTGACAGCCTTGCTCTCTGATGACAGCAAGTTTGGCTTCATTGTGATCGACGGTAGTGGGGCACTGTTTGGCACACTACAGGGCAACACCAGAGAGGTGCTGCACAAATTCACTGTGGACCTACCCAAGAAGCACG GCAGAGGAGGACAGTCTGCTCTGCGTTTTGCTCGTCTGAGAATGGAGAAGAGGCATAACTATGTGAGAAAAGTGGCTGAGACGGCTGTCCAGCTCTTTGTGTCCAACGACAAAGTCAATGTGGCAGGAATGGTCTTAGCTGGCTCTGCCGACTTCAAGACTGAACTCAGTCAGTCCGACATGTTTGACCCA AGGTTACAAGCCAAGGTTCTGAAGCTGGTGGACATCTCCTACGGAGGGGAGAATGGTTTTAACCAGGCTATTGAGCTCTCAGCAGAGGTTCTCTCTAATGTCAAGTTCATCCAGGAGAAGAAGCTCATAG gACGGTACTTTGATGAGATCAGTCAGGACACGGGGAAGTACTGTTTCGGTGTGGAGGATACACTCAAAGCCCTGGAAATGGGAGCGGTGGAAATCCTTATAGTGTACGAGAACTTAGACACCATGCGATATATCCTACGCGTGCACGGGGCTGAGAGCAACGGATTGGAGAACG atgAGAAGACCTTGTACTTAACGCCGGAGCAAGAGAAAGACAAGTCTCACTTCACAGACAAAGAG ACGGGGCAGGAACATGAGCTGATTGAGAGCATGCCACTACTGGAGTGGTTTGCTAACAACTACAAGAAATTCGGAGCCACGCTGGAGATAGTCACAGACAAAAGCCAGGAAGGGTCCCAGTTCGTCAAGGGCTTTGGAGGCATTGGGG GTATCTTGCGGTACAGGGTGGATTTCCAGGGCATGGAGTATCAAGGAGAGGACGATGAGTTCTTTGATTTGGATGACTACTAG